One segment of Castanea sativa cultivar Marrone di Chiusa Pesio chromosome 3, ASM4071231v1 DNA contains the following:
- the LOC142628569 gene encoding uncharacterized protein LOC142628569 gives MYWKEEVDLKIETFSKNHIDATICKNKEGEWRFTGFYGEPNTQLRHEAWARLRNLKTRSHAPWLCAGDFNEVTKQSEKLGGRTRPHNQMQAFRDILDECGFMDLGFVESKFTWHKHYDNFTVWERLDRAVATNEWFSMFPNTQVHHLDVTTSDHKPLLINLDGMGCKQ, from the coding sequence ATGTATTGGAAAGAGGAGGTTGATTTAAAAATAGAGACTTTCTCCAAGAATCATATTGATGCCACAATTTGCAAAAATAAGGAAGGGGAGTGGAGATTCACAGGTTTTTATGGAGAACCGAATACACAACTTAGACATGAAGCTTGGGCGCGtttgagaaatttgaaaacaagaaGCCATGCACCTTGGTTATGTGCGGGAGATTTTAATGAAGTTACAAAGCAATCGGAGAAATTGGGTGGTAGAACCCGGCCCCATAATCAGATGCAAGCGTTTCGAGATATATTGGATGAATGTGGATTTATGGATCTTGGGTTTGTGGAATCAAAATTCACTTGGCACAAGCATTACGATAACTTCACAGTATGGGAGAGGCTGGATAGAGCTGTGGCAACCAATGAGTGGTTTTCTATGTTTCCGAATACACAAGTCCATCATCTTGATGTTACCACTTCTGATCATAAGCCTTTGTTAATTAATCTAGATGGGATGGGTTGCAAGCAATAG
- the LOC142629572 gene encoding putative aldo-keto reductase 1, protein MAEEQKVQIPRVKLGTHGLDVSKLGFGCMGLSGGYNDPVPEEVGISIIKHAFSQGITFFDTSDIYGQHANEVLVGKALKHLPREKIQLATKFGIVKIDLNNVEINGTPEDSLKRLGLDYIDLYYQHRIDTTVPIEETIRELKKLVEEGKVKYIGLSEASADKIRRAHAVHPITAVQMEWSLWTREIEEEIVPLCRELGIGIVPYNPLGHGFFGGKAFIERVRANSFLNIHPRFQAESLEQNKTIYFQIGKLAEKHGCSPAQLALGWILHQGDDVAPIPGTTKIKNLDANISSFRVKLTKEDLKEISDVITINEVAGHRTTDAFIHCSWKFANTPEKESKLA, encoded by the exons ATGGCTGAGGAGCAGAAAGTTCAGATTCCTAGGGTGAAACTTGGAACTCATGGACTTGAC GTTTCAAAGTTGGGGTTTGGATGTATGGGGCTTTCAGGAGGCTACAATGATCCTGTCCCTGAAGAGGTTGGCATATCAATCATCAAGCACGCATTCAGTCAAGGAATCACATTCTTTGATACGTCAGATATTTATGGGCAACATGCTAATGAAGTTTTGGTGGGAAAG GCACTGAAGCACTTGCCTCGAGAAAAGATTCAGTTAGCTACAAAATTTGGTATTGTCAAAATTGATCTTAATAATGTTGAAATAAATGGTACCCCTGAGGATAGTCTGAAGCGCCTTGGTTTGGATTACATTGATCTCTATTATCAACACCGGATTGACACAACAGTACCTATAGAGGAGACT ATTAGGGAACTTAAGAAGCTGGTGGAAGAAGGAAAAGTAAAGTATATTGGATTGTCTGAAGCTAG tgccgACAAAATACGAAGGGCACATGCAGTTCATCCCATCACGGCTGTACAAATGGAGTGGTCCCTCTGGACTCGCGAAATTGAGGAAGAAATAGTTCCACTTTGCAG GGAGCTTGGAATTGGAATAGTACCATACAACCCTCTTGGTCATGGATTCTTTGGTGGCAAAGCATTTATAGAAAGGGTACGTGCAAACAGTTTTCTG AACATACATCCTAGATTTCAAGCAGAGAGCTTAGAGCAAAACAAGaccatttattttcaaataggaAAGTTGGCTGAAAAACATGGATGCAGCCCTGCACAACTTGCACTTGGATGGATTCTTCATCAAGGAGATGATGTGGCACCTATCCCTG GGACTACAAAAAT taaaaaTCTTGATGCCAATATCAGTTCCTTTAGAGTGAAGCTCACCAAAGAAGATTTGAAGGAGATTTCTGATGTAATAACCATCAACGAGGTGGCAGGGCATAGAACAACTGACGCTTTTATTCACTGCTCATGGAAGTTTGCAAATACGCCAGAAAAAGAAAGTAAGTTAGCATAA